A stretch of the Haloarcula ordinaria genome encodes the following:
- a CDS encoding IclR family transcriptional regulator, with translation MTDPNADTDTDQLQSVIRAFRIVEALETNEGMTMSELADEFDIPPSTAHIYLKTLANTGYIVRDENEYHLGLRFLKHGGYVRHRLQIYQAAKSEVDALARRTGEAVDFGIEENNKRVLAYKSEGPDVVTQKPVTGDYAHMHMTALGKAMLSTFDRPRVDAIVDDCGLPKATQYTIDNREDLYADLEQIRDRGYSVEAQERREGIRAVGVPIDLENTIPSAISISGPMSKLSDARIDELQQQIHDSVNVIEIKLRNY, from the coding sequence ATGACCGACCCAAACGCGGACACGGATACAGACCAGTTGCAATCGGTTATCCGGGCGTTCCGGATCGTCGAAGCGCTTGAGACCAACGAGGGGATGACGATGTCGGAGCTCGCAGACGAGTTCGACATCCCGCCGAGCACAGCCCACATCTATCTCAAAACGCTGGCGAACACCGGGTACATCGTCCGCGACGAGAACGAGTACCACCTCGGGCTTAGATTTCTGAAACACGGCGGCTACGTCCGGCACCGCCTGCAGATATACCAGGCTGCGAAATCCGAGGTCGACGCGCTCGCCCGTCGCACTGGCGAAGCCGTCGACTTCGGCATCGAAGAGAACAACAAGCGCGTGTTAGCCTACAAGTCAGAAGGGCCGGACGTCGTCACGCAGAAGCCCGTAACCGGCGATTACGCACACATGCATATGACCGCCCTCGGGAAGGCCATGCTCTCGACGTTCGACAGGCCACGTGTCGACGCCATCGTCGACGACTGTGGCCTCCCGAAAGCGACGCAGTACACCATCGACAACCGGGAGGACCTCTACGCCGACCTCGAACAAATCCGGGATCGTGGCTATTCTGTCGAGGCCCAGGAGCGCCGCGAAGGCATCAGAGCCGTCGGTGTCCCCATCGACCTCGAGAACACAATCCCGAGTGCTATCTCGATATCCGGCCCGATGAGTAAGCTGAGCGACGCACGTATCGACGAGTTACAACAACAGATACACGACTCAGTCAATGTCATCGAGATAAAGCTGCGGAACTACTGA
- a CDS encoding CopG family transcriptional regulator — translation MGNKNKTISFRVSEDKFETLREIAEERDISLSAVFRDYVDTLVAHDGQVKVAPEHELEDAAQESNSESFPPKVEVPKSFIREHERLELEAEHLREQLEEHKRYVTKLRQQLDEMDQDEVIHLEDLDEGEEEDASYRIGSFDDL, via the coding sequence AAACAAGACGATCTCCTTCCGCGTCAGCGAGGACAAGTTCGAGACGCTCCGTGAGATCGCCGAGGAGCGCGACATCTCACTGTCCGCGGTGTTCCGAGACTACGTCGACACGCTCGTCGCCCACGACGGCCAGGTGAAGGTCGCGCCGGAACACGAGCTCGAGGACGCCGCTCAGGAGAGCAATTCGGAGAGCTTCCCGCCGAAAGTCGAGGTCCCGAAGAGCTTCATCCGCGAACACGAACGCCTCGAACTGGAGGCCGAGCACCTCCGCGAACAGCTCGAAGAGCACAAGCGCTACGTCACGAAACTCCGCCAGCAGCTCGACGAGATGGACCAGGACGAGGTCATCCACCTCGAAGACCTGGATGAAGGCGAGGAGGAGGACGCCTCCTACCGCATCGGTAGCTTCGACGACCTCTGA
- a CDS encoding DUF5814 domain-containing protein: MAITDKIYVKNHQQLRSQLETSFPKGAFKGATLDILFQGEGLAKLDEASRERVLDFAEDFLDCDCEASPHCGCPERKFVAYLLELREQGLGPDAIVDVMSDDYMLYAYPGDVLSFLDDSVRTLEAVETLADVDGQREVADEVQERRNRLL; the protein is encoded by the coding sequence GTGGCCATCACGGACAAGATCTACGTCAAGAACCACCAGCAGCTCCGCTCGCAACTCGAGACGAGCTTCCCGAAGGGGGCGTTCAAGGGAGCGACGCTGGACATCCTCTTCCAGGGCGAGGGGCTGGCGAAACTCGACGAGGCATCCCGGGAGCGGGTGCTGGACTTCGCGGAGGACTTTCTGGACTGTGACTGCGAGGCCAGTCCCCACTGTGGCTGTCCAGAGCGGAAGTTCGTGGCCTACCTGCTCGAGCTGCGAGAACAGGGGCTCGGCCCGGACGCCATCGTCGACGTGATGAGCGACGACTACATGCTGTACGCGTACCCGGGTGACGTCCTCTCTTTCCTGGACGACTCGGTCAGGACGCTGGAAGCGGTGGAGACGCTGGCGGACGTCGACGGGCAGCGAGAGGTCGCCGACGAAGTCCAAGAGCGGCGAAACCGGCTGCTGTGA